In Blautia sp. SC05B48, a single genomic region encodes these proteins:
- a CDS encoding citrate/2-methylcitrate synthase has protein sequence MEKKHEMMSLEDSEQLKGRMKFFEKELVENHHIDPNLYVEYDVKRGLRDSAGKGVLTGLTEISDVTGYKLVNGRRIPADGALYYRGINVQDIVNGLKDRRFGFEETIYLLIFGKLPSKEELSRFLELLSDMEDLGGRFVRDVVMKGTNANIMNAMERCVLALYTYDDNPEDISVENVLRQSLELIAKLPEIAVYSYHAYRHFRKDETLFIRNPQKGLSLAENILLMLRPDGKYTELEAKVLDIALVLHAEHGGGNNSTFTTHVVTSSGTDSYSSTSASIGSLKGPRHGGANLKVQNMFTDLKTNVKDWESDEEITAYLQKILNKEAFDHAGLIYGMGHAVYTLSDPREVILKRFAQALAEEKGMMEEFKLYDKVESIAGKLIMEHRRLFKNVCANVDFYSGFVYSMLGIPEELFTPIFAIARMPGWSAHRLEELISANKIIRPAYKYVGHHADFVPFDER, from the coding sequence ATGGAAAAAAAGCATGAAATGATGAGTCTGGAGGACTCCGAACAGCTGAAAGGCAGAATGAAATTCTTTGAAAAGGAACTGGTAGAGAATCATCACATCGATCCCAACCTTTATGTGGAATACGATGTAAAAAGAGGACTTCGTGATTCCGCAGGTAAAGGTGTTCTCACAGGGCTTACTGAGATTTCCGATGTTACCGGCTATAAGCTGGTCAATGGCAGACGTATTCCTGCAGACGGTGCACTGTATTACCGGGGAATCAATGTGCAGGATATCGTAAACGGATTGAAGGACAGACGTTTTGGCTTTGAAGAGACGATCTATCTTCTGATTTTCGGTAAGCTTCCCAGCAAGGAAGAGCTTTCCAGATTTCTTGAGCTTCTTTCTGACATGGAGGATCTGGGAGGACGTTTTGTCCGTGACGTTGTCATGAAGGGAACCAATGCCAATATTATGAATGCTATGGAGCGCTGCGTACTTGCTCTCTATACATATGATGATAACCCGGAAGATATTTCTGTGGAGAATGTACTCCGCCAGTCTCTGGAACTGATCGCCAAGCTTCCTGAGATCGCGGTTTACTCCTACCATGCATACCGTCATTTCCGTAAAGATGAGACACTTTTTATCCGCAATCCGCAGAAGGGGCTTTCACTTGCCGAGAATATCCTTCTGATGCTTCGTCCGGACGGCAAATATACAGAGCTTGAGGCCAAGGTTCTTGATATCGCACTTGTACTTCATGCCGAGCACGGTGGTGGTAATAACTCTACTTTTACCACACATGTAGTAACATCTTCCGGAACAGACAGCTACTCTTCTACCTCTGCATCCATCGGTTCACTGAAGGGACCGCGTCATGGTGGCGCCAACCTGAAGGTCCAGAACATGTTTACAGATCTGAAGACCAATGTAAAGGACTGGGAAAGTGATGAGGAGATCACAGCATATCTGCAGAAAATACTGAATAAAGAAGCATTTGATCATGCAGGTCTGATCTATGGTATGGGACATGCAGTTTATACACTCTCCGATCCGCGAGAAGTGATCCTGAAGCGTTTTGCACAGGCTCTTGCAGAGGAAAAAGGAATGATGGAGGAATTTAAGCTCTATGATAAGGTTGAGAGTATTGCCGGAAAGCTGATCATGGAACACAGAAGGCTGTTCAAAAATGTTTGCGCAAATGTTGACTTCTACAGTGGTTTCGTTTACTCAATGCTTGGTATTCCGGAAGAACTTTTTACTCCGATCTTTGCCATCGCACGTATGCCTGGCTGGAGTGCACATCGTCTGGAAGAACTGATCAGTGCCAATAAGATCATCCGTCCTGCTTATAAGTATGTGGGGCATCATGCAGATTTTGTACCTTTTGATGAGAGATAA
- a CDS encoding alpha-amylase family glycosyl hydrolase, whose product MSWYNEAIFYHIYPLGLTGAPKENDYGTPVHRLNTLLPWINHIKEIGCTALYIGPLFESVGHGYETTDYKKLDSRLGTNEDLTNFVKACHEKGIRVIFDGVFNHTGRDFFAFKDIQKNREHSPYVNWYCNVNFGGNTEYNDGFSYENWGGYNLLVKLNQRNPEVQNYICDVIRFWVSEFDIDGIRLDAADVLDFDFMRILRHTADEVKKDFWLMGEVIHGDYSRWVNGQTLHSVTNYALHKALYSGHNDHNYFEIAHTVKYLQNMGDLDLYNFVDNHDVERIHTKLQNKAHFAPVHVLLYTLPGVPSIYYGSEFGINGKKEKFSDASLRPALDLNDYADAATKNPCTALIAALGKVRQGTPALSYGSYAELALTNRQFAFARDLEGIRVIVTVNNDDSDAEMNLPTGSAPEYVGALTGQKVSAQSGRIRVRVAANSGEIWIPAGDMPEYKPVQTDVPETAAAKENEDAASEAEEEQEAENNTVTEAAPEKEASNAENTDKASDNTANPADVPSTPEAESSNLQETAAAPNPHKTPEEMTVGELQAAILAKMAGNGPVDDQMKKTVYDNIWHDSLVNWLKSFR is encoded by the coding sequence ATGAGCTGGTACAACGAAGCAATCTTCTACCATATTTATCCACTTGGACTTACAGGCGCTCCAAAAGAAAATGATTACGGAACTCCTGTACATCGACTGAACACACTGCTGCCGTGGATCAACCACATCAAAGAAATCGGATGTACTGCCTTATATATAGGGCCGCTTTTTGAAAGTGTCGGACATGGCTACGAGACAACCGATTACAAAAAACTGGATTCCCGTCTCGGAACCAATGAAGATCTCACCAATTTTGTAAAAGCCTGCCATGAAAAAGGCATCCGTGTGATCTTTGATGGTGTATTCAACCATACAGGCCGTGATTTCTTCGCTTTTAAGGATATCCAGAAAAACCGTGAGCATTCCCCTTACGTTAACTGGTACTGTAATGTAAATTTCGGCGGAAATACCGAATATAATGACGGTTTTTCCTATGAAAACTGGGGTGGATACAATCTTCTTGTAAAACTGAACCAGCGCAATCCGGAAGTACAGAACTATATCTGTGATGTGATCCGTTTCTGGGTTTCCGAATTTGATATTGACGGAATCCGCCTGGATGCCGCTGATGTACTGGATTTTGATTTTATGCGGATTCTCCGCCATACCGCAGACGAGGTCAAGAAAGATTTCTGGCTTATGGGAGAGGTTATTCACGGAGATTACAGCCGCTGGGTAAACGGGCAGACTCTCCACAGTGTAACCAACTATGCCCTTCACAAAGCACTTTACAGCGGACATAATGACCACAATTATTTTGAAATCGCTCATACAGTAAAATATCTTCAGAATATGGGAGATCTTGACCTCTACAATTTCGTGGACAACCATGACGTAGAGCGAATTCATACCAAATTGCAAAACAAGGCACATTTTGCTCCCGTACATGTACTTCTTTATACTTTACCTGGCGTTCCAAGCATTTATTACGGCTCAGAATTCGGTATTAACGGAAAAAAAGAAAAATTTTCCGATGCCAGCTTACGTCCGGCACTTGATCTTAACGATTATGCGGATGCTGCAACAAAGAACCCATGTACTGCACTGATCGCAGCCCTCGGAAAGGTCCGCCAGGGAACTCCTGCATTAAGCTACGGTTCCTACGCAGAACTGGCTCTTACAAACCGTCAGTTTGCCTTTGCAAGAGATCTGGAAGGCATACGAGTGATCGTTACTGTGAATAATGATGACAGTGATGCAGAGATGAACCTTCCAACTGGAAGTGCACCGGAATACGTAGGTGCTCTCACAGGTCAGAAGGTTTCCGCACAGAGCGGACGGATCCGTGTCCGTGTTGCAGCAAACAGCGGTGAGATCTGGATTCCTGCAGGAGATATGCCGGAATACAAACCGGTTCAGACTGATGTTCCGGAAACTGCTGCAGCAAAAGAGAACGAAGACGCTGCATCTGAGGCAGAAGAGGAGCAGGAGGCTGAAAACAACACTGTAACAGAAGCTGCCCCGGAAAAAGAAGCTTCAAACGCTGAAAATACAGATAAAGCTTCTGACAATACAGCAAACCCGGCGGATGTTCCGTCAACTCCTGAAGCAGAGTCTTCCAATCTGCAGGAAACGGCCGCTGCACCAAATCCGCACAAAACACCGGAAGAAATGACAGTAGGCGAACTTCAGGCTGCTATCCTTGCAAAAATGGCAGGAAACGGTCCTGTAGACGACCAGATGAAAAAGACCGTATACGACAACATCTGGCATGATTCGCTTGTCAACTGGCTGAAGAGCTTCCGATAG